The nucleotide window GCGAAGCCCCGACACAGCTCCTCGACGGTGGCGAGGCTCTTGGCCCGCTCCCCCTCTCCGATCAGGAACGACCGCCACTCCACACCAGGATCGACGGCCACGTCGACGTCCGCCTGGGTGACCACCGCAGCCCGGGCGACACCGGCAGGGAGGACCTCGAGCAGTCGGTGACGCGCGCCGTGACCGACCAGCACCTCGTAGGACCGGTCCCCGAGGGCGACCGGGATGCGGATCACGGACGCGTGTCCAGCGACAGGGCGGCCAGCACCCGCTCGGCCACGGTCCGGGCGTCGACGCCATCGACGTCCACGACGACGTCGGCCAGCTCCTGGTAGACGGGGCGCCGCTCGGCGTACAAGCGGCGGATCGCGTCGGCGGGGTCGTCGCCGAGCAACGGTCGCCCGGCACCGTCGCCGACCCGCTTGGCCAGCGTCTCCACCCGGGCCCGCAGCCAGACGACCACACCACCGCGGCGCAGCACCTGGCGGTTGTCGGGATCGAGGACGGCGCCGCCCGCCACCGACACCACCGTCGGCGTGTCCGCGGCAGCGGCGGCGGCCAGGGCGTGCGCCTCGGCCGCTCGAAAGGCAGGCTCGCCCCGCCGGGCGAAGATCTCGGGAACGGTCTGCCCGGTGTCCCTGCCGACCTGCTCGTCGCTGTCGAGATGACGCCATCCCAACCGCTCTGCGAGGAGCCGACCGATCGTCGTCTTCCCGGATCCCATCATCCCCACGACGAAGACGTGCTCAGCCATCCCCGGCACCGACCTCCGACACTGACTCCCCCAGGCTGGCCACGTAGGCGTCCCGGTTGCGCCGCACCTCGTCCAGCGAGTCGCCGCCGAACTTCCGCAGGGCCTCCGCCGCCAAGGTCAGCGCCAC belongs to Acidimicrobiales bacterium and includes:
- a CDS encoding shikimate kinase, whose translation is MAEHVFVVGMMGSGKTTIGRLLAERLGWRHLDSDEQVGRDTGQTVPEIFARRGEPAFRAAEAHALAAAAAADTPTVVSVAGGAVLDPDNRQVLRRGGVVVWLRARVETLAKRVGDGAGRPLLGDDPADAIRRLYAERRPVYQELADVVVDVDGVDARTVAERVLAALSLDTRP